The genomic region GACGCAGCCATCGATACCGATGCCGGCATCCTTGCAACGACCACAAGGGCGCTGTCGGTCACAGCCCTTCTTGCTCTTGCGACAACGCTGGCAGCGCGGCTTCGAGGATAGATCTTCCTCGTCCACGCCAAGCTGGTGCTGGAAGTTGATCGTGGACGCGATGGATGCCTTCCGAGATTGAGAAGGCAGGGATGCCGGCGACATGGGTACCTTTGGGTTGCTGTGTCCGATGGAAGCCTTCTTATGCTTGGAAATAGAGAGCGCTCGTGGCTTTGCAGGCTTCAGTCCGTTTGGACCATTGATCTTGCCCGACTTGACCTTCGGCTTGAAAGCTTTGCGTTGTCCATCATCACCGTTGACCTCGTCACTGCCAAAGTTGCCATCGCGATGGTCTTCATATTCCTCTCCGCTTGTGCCATCGCTGGGCAGCTCATTCATGGTGCGCTGTTTCTTCCTCTGTGGACCAAGGTCATCCTTCGAGAAGCGTGGTACAGCAGGAGGCCCGGCTGGCCCTTCATCTTGCTCTTcatcctcctcttcctcctCATCAGACGAGGCGGCATCTGCCTTGCCGCTGAGTGCATCGTCGACAGTCGACGTCGAGGTACGTCCATGAGAGAACGCAGACGGGTCCCCAAGGCGCATCAGTTGAAGCGCGACATCCTCATCGGAGATGACACTGCCGATGGTTGGATCAGGTGTCGGCAGGATACCACCACTGGAGTTTCTGTTTGAGCCATAGCTTGCACCGCTAATCCGGCTGCCTCGCGCTGGCCTGTTAGGATGTGGGAAGCCACTTTGGTAAGGGTTGGATGGGAATGGAGGCTGCATGTAGCCACTGCCATGACCGTAGCTCTGCGGCGAAGGGAGTGCCTGCGAGTATGAGAAGGTCTGCTGGTTGGATAACGCATAGGGCGAGCCAGCAGGTCCACTGCGGCGCTGAGGAGAGATCGACGATATCGACGCACTCATTGGCACCTGAGGTGGAACGAACAGTGGCAGTTCCTGGTCGGCTTGTGTTAGTCATGTTGCGACAGAGGGAGTCAGTCATGCTTACAGAACTCTCAAATGCCCTCTTTCTTCGACCACCTTCTACAATGTTGTCAACCGTGATCTCTGCCTTGATCTCCTCGGCCTTGGATCGGCGAGAACTAGTCACTGAAGCGTTGTCGCCGCTGCTATAGCCATCGCCGTTCATCATGGTTACGTCCTTGCTTGTGGTTCTCTGCGATCGGGGTCTACCACCCGGCGCAGCAGACGCACTACGACGACCAGTCTCGGACTGAGGAGACATGCTACGAACTCCTGCAGATCGAATGGCTGACCTCGACGGTGAGTGGTTGGCGCTGTGAGATGACGGTCGCATTTCGAACGGTGCGCCGAGGGCATGCTTCTTTGGCGACACGGAGTCTCTGATCCGCTCTTCGAAGGAGGCAGTAGGTGGTGCCACGGTCCTGACGTAGACGACCATGTCGTTCTCGAAGTTGTCGAATGATGCGATGATGCTGAAGCCGTCTCTGGTTTCGAAACTGACGCCATACTCATACAAGCCATAGAAGTTCTTGACGGTAGTGATGATGGACTCTGTCGTATCGTTTGGCGAGATCATGACCCGCATTGGTAGCCGAGCCTGTATGCGCGGGTCCTTGGGATCTATAAGCTGGAAGACAACATGTCTCTGATCTTTCTTGGCGGGCGACCCTCGAGCATATCCAGATGTCGCAGCAGCACCATTGCTGCCTCGCAAGGCGCGTTGAGCATTGCCCATGTATGGCTTGTTATCAGGCGTCTCCTCTTGTCCCATACTGCCATGACGTGTCGGATACTGGTGGTTCTGTCTCTTTGCATCGGCCACGCTAGCAGCGTTCTGGGCCCCGTTGGACAACATGCTCGAAACGTCCATATCTTGATATACTGCCACCCCTATCGGTCTGATAGGGTAGGCAGGTGTATTTTGAAAGTGTTCGGCGCGAGTTGTGGGTAGACGGCCGATATGTGCTACCCACGCTGTCGTCGGCGCAAAGGCAAGGGTGGCCACGGGGCGGTGACAACGACGACGGGAGACCTCGAACCTGCGGTGATCTGGGTCAGCGATTCGCCGGGGAGTATGATCGCGGGGTGTATCGAGTACGATAGCCAGCAACAGCAGGTCAGATGGGCGCTTGGGAAAGGGATGGGCGGCTTGTCTGGCAGCTGACCGGGGGATCGAGGACCGGGACGTTGAGGTCTTGATATTGGGATGTTTTCGTGCATTCTGGAGGTGATTGAGGACTTACCAAGGGTCGCGGTGGCCCGGCGAGGGTGGACGATGGGACGATGGTTGTTTGATGGGTTCTGGTGCAGTCTGGCATTCACCTCACCGTCGCCCGGCGCCGAGGCGGACTCCCAGGAAGGCGGTGCGAGCGGTAGGCGAGGGGAGATGATATCTCTGCAAAGGTAGCCGACAGTAACGATTGCCCAAGATATGATGACCACCGAGCCTCTCGCAACGGATTTGGCCAAGAGAGTCACTGTTGTGGTGAGGAGGAAGAATGGACAGCGAAGTTGGTGGAGACAGCCTGTGCTCTGTCCCGCACTGGCCTTCGGGATTACGGTACCTACATGCTTCACCTCTCTTTGCAACGCACGCGCATAATAAGATAGTCTTGAGAAATGGCACAGtgtttctactactacgatatCTACTGTCTACACATGGGCTGTACTGAGTGCGATTCGCCAGTATTCTGGTCATCCGCTGCAGTAGCCGCCATCCATCCGCTGAAACAAAGAACCTGTGACGGACTTCCAAGTAAGTCACTCACGACATTGCCTTGAGAGTGAACCGACAGGACCTCAATAAAGGGTACGAATTGAGAGCGTCAGTTCGAGAGCGCAAGACAAGTTGCCCCGAAAGCAACACACACAAAGCTGTCAGTCGGGCCAGTGTACAGAACTCGGGCCATGATGAGGTTGCGCACCGCGCTCCAATCAAAGCTCCCCTAGCCCACTGTAGGCAAGCAGATCAGCCGCCAACGTACGCACCGTCTTGCTGATGATAAGTGTATCGTGCGGCGTCGTGAGCAGTCGCCCGAATGACTTTGATGGGCGAGTGCGCAAAGGTAATAGAGTCCCAAGTGGGAGGCCGACTTGTCGCCATGGGTGCACAGGCGTGCATGGTGCGACACCAGCAAAAGATCGCGAACACTTGCGCAAGCGATCTAAGGTCAGTAGAAGCGAAGCATTCATATTATCGCATTGGCGCGATCCATATAATGGTGATATTTGGTCAGCAGATGCGCACATTCTTCCAGTGGACCATAACGGTGGCTTTAGTGAAGTGCTTGTCAGTGGTAGCACAAAGACCCGCTGCATATCTTTGCATATTACCCATGCGCGCATGAGCAGGAATGGCGCGGAGTCAATGGAGTGATCATGCCTGGCGCTTCGATTACCTCCTAGCACGCCGAGGACGGAACGGGCACTTTGAAAGTGAAGAGCTCTCTCGGGCGAGAGCTGTAGTTGGTTTTGCCGCTCGTGGTGATTGACAAACGTGTTGGATCGCAATGAATAAGCGCAGGTTGGGTCACCGCGATCCTTGTGAAAGCGTCATCGCGATACGCCAGTTGCCTTCGACATTCACCTGTCATAGCTTGTATGTCGCATGCTTCGAATTGCTCGTGTAGGCTTGCGCCCGCCACCTAGTTTGCAGGGTGGGAATCTAGCATGCATGAGATGTCCTTTCTGTCCCGAGGGGTCTCGATCGCTGACTCCACATCGGCAGACGACTGGTCGCAGCGCACGGCGAAGCTATTCCAATGATAGGTTGGCGGTGCACGATCCCGGCAGTGCAGTTGGAGACGGCCAGCACATACAGGATTGGACCACCCCCACACCGCCGGGTAGTCAGAGCAACACATAAGAGAAGCTCTGCGAAGCAGATGTTTGGTCGGTGGTGGTGTGTTTTGCGGTCAGCATCACGCTTCAGCGCGTGAAATTCGCGCATCCATTTGTTTTGCTCTCGGACGAGAAGCGCGTCTGAACCCGTCTAGACTGAGCCCTGGCAACAGCCACTGCAATACGGTCGCAAAGGTGGCATACCGACAAGGGGCCATTGTTAAGGATTAGGGTATCGTATGACCGTACCTTCGCGCCGGTCCGGGCAGTATGGAGGGAGATGTAGTGAAATGTGCATGTTTTGGACAGGCAGAGAAGACGCGACAGGAGTGACGTCGGCCTCACTTTCGACTTAGCGTCGTTTCTCTGCAGATCCAGGTTCCTGCTTCACGCGGCTCGATCCGCAGCTGGGTGTTTATCCTCATAACAACAACGACTGGCACCCTTCCTTAGTACTTTCTTAGCGGACAGCATCCAACATCAGCAGCGATACTCTGCGCGGTCTGCCACCACCGCGAGCAGGCGACAACATCGACGACCAGATTGAGCCGCGCCGACTTGCGCATGCTGAGTCCGTAAACATCGCGCCGCCGCCGCGTGCATCTGCACAGAAAGATCGCCGACGAGCACGACTACCGGCATACCGCGACAGATCACGCACTCGACTCAGAGCACAAGCGACAGTCACACAGAGAGACATCAGCAGCAGCGTAACGCGATCAGCAGACAACAGCAACACAGAATGGACGCGAAGGTAAGTCACTGTCGCTGAGATGCAAACAATCTGGTTGCTCCGCCAGAGCTGCCAACTTCCCAGAAGAAGCCATGGCCATCCATCTGCCTTGGGACACTCACATTCACAACACTGTCACCCAAACAACAAAATTTTCACACACGGCCGTATCATTCCTTCCTTACCCATATGCACACATCACTTGACGCTGTCATAAGACAACACTGCGCCGTCGTCAACAGCACAACAGCAGCAACATCGTCCTCATGACCAAGACACTGACACTGCATTCCCACCAGCCGCAACGACCGCTCGCGCGTGCGATACGCGTACACGACGAGAACATGCCGCCGCCAACAAATGGACCCATAGGAAAGACACTGCACCAGAGGACGAAGTCGACATCGGCATTAGGAGGCGTCGCACTCAACCAGAAGAAGGTACTCGGCGAGACCAATGCAAACCTCAGAGTGATACCCAAAGACGATTCGGAGATAGGCAAGGCGTCACCCGGCAAGATCAAGATCCACGCGGAGCCAGCTGCACCGGCGCAGACATTCCAGCGTCAAGCAGTCCGACCGCTTGCTACGAAGAGCTCCAGTATGCAGATTGCAGGTGCAGTCGCTGCCACCAGACAAGCTGCTGCGGCAGCACCCGAAGTCCAGCAACCCAAGAAGGTAGTGCCGAAGAAGAGCAAAGTGTTGAGAGACCCCGTGCCTGCAGCAGTACAGCTAGAGGCGCCTGCCAAGGTCAACAACGTCCCGGTGCAACCATCAGATATCGTCAACATCACCGCACATCCTCAGCCGGCGCTGGCAACAGAACAAAGCACAAATAATTTCATCCTCCAGCGTGATGAAGTCCGCCGCACAGAAAGCGTCCCACTTCGAGACGAAGCTGGCCCAAAGCTGCCGGTCCAGCCCGTTGGTGCAGTGTCCTCGATACCAGCAGTTGTCTCCGCCGCACCTCAAGAACACGCCCATCAGCAACCGATCGACGTCCTTCCCGCTCACAATGGCCCAGCGTTCCAGGTTGCAACACCACCCGAAGAGTTCATCGAAGAAGATTTCGACGATCAGGACCAAGATTATATGACTGCACAGTCTTTCGACATGCGAGATGCCACCGAGACGACCATCTTCAACCCTGCTCAGACAAAGAAGAACAAGCAGGAGATCGCGGAAGCCAGGGAATGGGTGGAGGCGAACCGAACGCCCGACGACATCGAGGATGAGCAGTGGGACACATCGATGGTGGCTGAGTATGGCGAAGAGATTTTCGACTACATGCGGGAGATGGAGAGTCGAATGGCGCCAAACCCATACTACATGGACCAGCAAACTGAGATCCAGTGGTCGATGCGAGGCGTCCTGATGGACTGGGTCGTGCAGGTACACCAGCGCTTTAACCTCTTGCCGGAAACCCTCTTTCTCACCGTCAACTACATCGACCGGTTCTTGTCCTGCAAGATTGTATCCCTGGGCAAGCTGCAATTGGTTGGTGCCACAGCCATCTTTGTTGCCGCCAAGTACGAGGAAGTCAACTGCCCCACCATCAACGAGATCATCTACATGGTCGACAATGGCTACACCGCAGAAGAGCTTCTCAAGGCAGAGCGCTTCATGCTCAGCATGCTGCAGTTCGAGCTGGGCTGGCCGGGTCCAATGAGCTTCCTTCGACGCATCAGCAAGGCAGACGATTACGACCTGGAGACCCGTACTCTCGCCAAGTACTTCCTCGAGGTCACCATCATGGACGAGCGCTTCGTGGGCTGCAAACCAAGCTTCCTCGCTGCAGGTGCCCATTGCATGGCACGATTGATGCTGCGAAAGGGCGACTGGACCAAGGCTCACGTCTTTTACTCCGACTACACTTTCCGTCAACTACATCGCCTACTGGGTGCCATATACGAGTGCTGCTCGAATCCACAGAAGCATCACGCTGCTGTCTTCGAGAAGTACTCCGACAAGCGGTACAAGCGAGCATCCACTTTCGTCGGTGGCGAGGTCATGAGAGGCTTTCAGCTGCCTTTCAGCTACCGCTCCAGTATGGGCGTACAGAATACTACCGGCACCTGGATCCCTCAGTGATCGCTGTTGCGTACGGCATCTCGTATGGTGTGTACCACAACAAGCAGACTGCGTGAGCTCGGCTGACATCTCATGCCAGTGCTTCTGTTCTTGACAATACGCTCGCTACAGGATCAGATTATCTTGCAGCTTGACGGTTCTTTTGGGCGTTTGGCGGCCTTTTGCTTCAGACCTGGCGCCTTGGTGCGCTTCCAATGACTGCGACGACGAACGACGACTGAACGAAATCGACTTTAATATCGGCATGTCCGACCACCCCAATCGGCTTGAAAGCCAGCTTTCTTTGTGCTATGTCTTTTTGAGCCTCTTTCCTTATCTGCATTGGACGGCAGCAACAGCAGTAGCAGCAGTGAGCATTCCTTTTTAAGATGGCACAGCGGTTCGTTGATGCCGGCGGAGGGCAGATAACGGAGATCGAGCGGTGGTGTTTTGTTACCAAAGCTTGAGCGAGGAGTTCTTCCGGGACCACAGAAAGGTCCTGATGATGGATAGAAAGGCGTTAATGGGCATGCTACTCGTGTGGTCTCTACTCACAGTAGGGTTGGGTAGCAGAGAATTTGAGCGCTTTCATGATCATGGACTGTGTCCTACCATATTCCGCGTCTTCGACGTGACCTGTACCGATGCACGACATACATGTGTCGTCGCCCCCACTGGCCGAGGCCATGGAAAGTTGGACCCCGCCGAGCGTGTCGGCCGGCTCACTTCGAGCGGAAGCTGTCGCTGAATCACCACCGCATTGCAGAGCTCGCGACGACGCTCCTGGTTGGATCTCTCGAGCGCTCTGAACAGTTTAGTGACCATGTTGATGGAACAGCCGTTACTTCATGTTCGTCAGGCAAGCACTTCTCGGACCCTGAAGATCTAACTTTAGCAAGTCCGGAAAGGTGGGCCGCGGTTTTCTGGCTCGCTCTTTGGACGGCACCGAGCTGCATATCGGATGTGCTGGTTCCTGCAGCAACGAACCATGACCTTCTCATTCTCCGACGCGGTGCCCTTTTTCCTGCCATGCGATAATGCTGTCCAAGCCACAGTTATGGACTTTCTGGCGCAGCACCATAGAAACGCATACAGCTGTGGGGATCCGATGAAGGTTTCATGGACAGTGCCGGTATACATGATGTGGTTAAGTGCAGGACTGAAAGACGTTCCTTTCTGTTTCAATTCCTCGTTATATCCTGCTGCTATCTTCTTCTCAACAGGTCCCTCGCGTCTTTGAATTGAGAGCCGTCCGGAAGATCACAGTTCATCAAGAGGAAACCCATTGACAGTCCTCCACCAAGCCCTTCAGCCCAAACCACAATGGCCCAACAACCCGTCCTCGTCCAAACCGCCTCCCTCCACGGCAAGGTCGCCCTCATCACTGGCGCCGGCCGCGGAATCGGCAGAGGCTGCGCCATCGAGCTTGGCAAGCGCGGTGCCAGCGTCGTCGTCAACTACGCCTCCAGCAAATCCGCCGCCGACGAAGTCTGCAAGATCATCGAAGAATGCGGTACCGGTGCCAAAGCCATCAGCATCCAAGCCGACGTCTCCAAGAAATCCGAAATCGAGCGCCTCTTCCAGGAGACCAAGGACCACTTTGGCAAAATTGACATTGTCATGTCCAACAGCGGAACCGAGTCCTGGGATAAGACGGAAGAGATCACAGAGGAGAAGTATGATCACGTCTTCAACCTCAACGCACGAGCGCAGTTCTTCGTAGGCCAGGCGGCGTGGAAGTACCTCGAGAACAACGGCCGCCTGATCCTGATGAGCTCGATCGCGGCGGGATTGCTCGGCGTGCACGATCACGTCCTCTACAATGCATCGAAAATGGCAGTGATTGGAATGATCAAGGCGTTCGCTACGGATTTCGGTGTGAGGGGTATTACGGTTAATGGTGTGGCGCCTGGTGGGATTAAGAGTGATATGTTCACGCAGAATGCGTGGCATTACATTCCTGGTGGCACGCCGGACTGGCCGGCGGATAAGATTGAGAACCTTATGGCCGAGCATTGTCCGTTGAAGAGGTGTGCTACGCCGGAGGATGTGGCGAGGGTTGTTGGGTTCTTGGCGAGTGAGGATGGTGGGTGGGTCAATGGTGAGTTCTTCGATCGATCTGATGTTCAAGTGTCAGTGCTAACATTCTTCCCTCTTCAGGCCAAGTCATCACCATCTCTGGTGGTTCTTCGCAATAAATGCATTGCAACATCGGTGCTGGGGTACAGGAGTCATGTGTATGATGGATTATGAGCTGGGTCATGAGCTGAAACATGTGGTACGAACAGAGGCTTAAAAGCTCGATGAGTGTTCGACGGCAGAGAGGATAGTGTCGTAGGATTTGCAGGTAGTCGGTATCGATGCATCCTTGGAAGCACTCATGCCGGAAAAGACGGTCCCCCAATGCGAGTCGTCGTAAGCAATGATAACCTAGAAAGACATCACTGTTCCGCCTTGGTTGCCGCAGGCATGCGTGTTCGCTATTTGGTGTCCAGGTTGCATAACATTCGCCGCTTTGCCGATTCGTGAGAACGCCGTGCGCTTCATACCAACTACAGTCTCCATGGATCTCTGTCGCCTGGTCTGGATCAGCTCCTCCATCTGTGGCGCATTGAATTGGCCGTGTTGGATGCAAGGAGTGATCTCATTCCCAACTTTACTCTACCGAGCGCTGCCCAGTCCAGTGATCACCACGATCCTATTCATGCTACATGTTCCATTGATAGCTGTGGCGGCGAGATGGAGGGCGCAGCAAGAAAGTTGCCAGCCGGCAGAGCAGCGGAAGGCTGGCGTATCACCGGAACAATGATGAGTGCGTAAGAGTGAAGCGGTAGCTATACGCACACAGCTAACCTGAGGATAGAATGTCTGAGACCTGGATTGTCAGAAGTCAGTATGTGCGGTAACGGATGGTCGAACGTGATGGGACCGCTCTCGTAGCATATGCCCTGAGCTCTGCTAGGAAGCACTCCAATGTAGCGGCAGAAGAGCGGGTACTCCAGCATGTTCGGGGCCATATTCGCTGCAGTGAAATCGATCGTTTTGCGACCACAATGAAGTGATTGGGCTCATGGAATCCATCAGCGTCTGCTTGGTCGTCGCGGCGAGCCGGGGTTGGGAGGGAATGGTGAGGACCACAGGACTATCACATGCGTATAGCCCGGTTGTCCTGCCGCCCACACTTCTGTAGGCTTGCCTGAATCACCAAACACAGGCTCTGCTTGTCCCCACCCACTGGTTCGCATGTCTTCGGATTTGGGGGAGAATCATAGGAGACTGCCGCCTATGTTGGCTTCCAGACTTGAGCTCGACACCTTTGACAGACATCTGCTGCTCGACAGGTTCCATTCAAATCGATCGTCCCAGTTGGACATTGTGATGCCGTGAAGCAAAAGAACAGGAAAGGGCGAGGAGCGGACTTTCTCGTTGGCGTATGTAATCTCGGTCCGATCGCAGCCGAGATCGGGAATGGGCGACCAGGGTATGGCAAGATCTATTTTGTAGAGCACATGTAGTCGACAACAACTTCATCACAGATTGGACAGCATTGCTCTAGCTGCTCAGACTTACTGCAGACACACGAAGCTGATATCAGTAACGTGGACCGACTTCGATTGATTCAAAGCTAAGAGCGAACCAGCACGTCATGCATATTCTTGTAAAG from Fulvia fulva chromosome 2, complete sequence harbors:
- a CDS encoding G2/mitotic-specific cyclin-4, with protein sequence MDAKPQRPLARAIRVHDENMPPPTNGPIGKTLHQRTKSTSALGGVALNQKKVLGETNANLRVIPKDDSEIGKASPGKIKIHAEPAAPAQTFQRQAVRPLATKSSSMQIAGAVAATRQAAAAAPEVQQPKKVVPKKSKVLRDPVPAAVQLEAPAKVNNVPVQPSDIVNITAHPQPALATEQSTNNFILQRDEVRRTESVPLRDEAGPKLPVQPVGAVSSIPAVVSAAPQEHAHQQPIDVLPAHNGPAFQVATPPEEFIEEDFDDQDQDYMTAQSFDMRDATETTIFNPAQTKKNKQEIAEAREWVEANRTPDDIEDEQWDTSMVAEYGEEIFDYMREMESRMAPNPYYMDQQTEIQWSMRGVLMDWVVQVHQRFNLLPETLFLTVNYIDRFLSCKIVSLGKLQLVGATAIFVAAKYEEVNCPTINEIIYMVDNGYTAEELLKAERFMLSMLQFELGWPGPMSFLRRISKADDYDLETRTLAKYFLEVTIMDERFVGCKPSFLAAGAHCMARLMLRKGDWTKAHVFYSDYTFRQLHRLLGAIYECCSNPQKHHAAVFEKYSDKRYKRASTFVGGEVMRGFQLPFSYRSSMGVQNTTGTWIPQ
- a CDS encoding Hydroxynaphthalene reductase-like protein Arp2 — encoded protein: MAQQPVLVQTASLHGKVALITGAGRGIGRGCAIELGKRGASVVVNYASSKSAADEVCKIIEECGTGAKAISIQADVSKKSEIERLFQETKDHFGKIDIVMSNSGTESWDKTEEITEEKYDHVFNLNARAQFFVGQAAWKYLENNGRLILMSSIAAGLLGVHDHVLYNASKMAVIGMIKAFATDFGVRGITVNGVAPGGIKSDMFTQNAWHYIPGGTPDWPADKIENLMAEHCPLKRCATPEDVARVVGFLASEDGGWVNGQVITISGGSSQ